The window catccgaggcatcgtggagctccatataggttctgaagcattcgatatgctccgttgggtcggtcttgccggtgaaaggagtgatttgaggtaatcgaaacctctcgggcaaccggaccttcagtaccgagtccacaaagggggatgccttcgcttcggacccggttggatatacattccggccgtgctttatgtccgccatctctttcaccatttcttcccgcacttctcttttaaatttttgaatatcggctttccaaggttcactgctctctgccgtgccttccatggatgggcgattgcgccttcttcgctctatctcgtgccgaagatcagtcgggaaGCGTTGgttgactgcgctggagatggttccgatccgccttggggttggctcgtcCGGAaaactgcggcgcggaaggttgaggatcaaccgccgccgtcgggcggtgtctccccttgaggatgcgggagtggttgcatttgctgctgatattcgttccagcatctgcttcatcatattcatatcgggcggatttcttgaacctccttgtccaaccgcccatcgtcgcgacccgtctgattgttgcttgttccggtcgcccctcgtcggcggttgttaggtgggttctggggaCCCGCTGACCCCGtaatcgcattctcattcaaatcttcttaggaccgtccttctagtcatcaccattgaaatcgGTATTGAGATACAAGATGGCTTTTTGTACGTTCCCCCATGcaagctgttgatgcaaatgtccggttcctcctcttggatcttcgtgtacctgcacaaaaaggggacaaaggagaccctgacttgagcaggggaccctccgatgccaaagtcaggcctggattctgggtctaagagtattgatGAGCTTTTTTTGAGAGAATTTCTTTCGTACCTTTCAGGGTGatcggggtccctcttttatagctgctggggcatttaatcgcacgaggattctcttcctgatattgtgcgcgggatcttctcctagtATCCCGGGGATTTGGGTCGTGCCCATctggagccttcatccgatcccgtgagcttcggggttggagatcttatcccaagatatctgggatgaggcttgatcttgcgatgaccgatctggtaaggtggtccgcccgacgcatgcccggagtgCGGATGAGTCGTCcaaaccgactcaacctttgtcgtcggaaccgactcaacctttgtctcggttttgcgaatcatgcctcgggttTGGCACATCCTTAGGcggccgaggcattaagtccgaatctACGGACTTATATCTTTTGTTCCCAACAGTAACCTTTCTAAAGCTGatcaagatgtttatatgccatccaaaccattcatagggttaTAACCACTCTGATAATTTGAAGGCAAAAAATATCATCAAAGGATGCAAAACTTCTTACACCCTCAACTGCTCAATCCCCCCTCTTTGGTATGGTACGGCCCACGTGAGTTTTAATTTTATCTAACTGATATCTAGACGTCTGACCTATGGTAATCTTGTAGAAGAGATGAACTTAATAGTTTTATTGTAGACATCCTTGTGGGCCCAGCGCAACCAGGCATAGAATATATTCTTTTTAATATGTGATGTGATTGCAAAATTTGAACCCCATGAGAATGATATTCTTTTTAATATGTGATGTGATTGCAAAATTTGAACCCCTTGGTGTGATTCTCATGAGAACCGCATGAGCACTTTTTAATACGTGATGTGATTGCAAAATTTGAACCGTTGATATATTGCGGCACAAATGAAACCCTTAAGGTCCAACTTTcaacttgattcgaaactttGGTGAGTGGTGAAAAAATGAAACAATTGTCACCTTTATGAAATTGTGTGCATCGCAATGCATCCCTACCAGCAACTTCAACATGATCTGAAATTGCATGCCAATATATAGCAGTTTCCAACTCAATTCCGATGCTAATTCTTTGTTCTTCTAACAAAGatttagaaaaatcaaaatctgctgtttaattattttaattagataGAAAGCTGCCCAAAATTAGTACGTGTCCTCTAGTACATGGGTCATGTCCTATTATTTTAACGGTCCAACTTTCTTTTTTcacgtaaaaaagaaaaaaggaaaaaaggaagtcTTTTTTTATGGTAATGGAATCCTTGGAAAATCGCACATTTCACGGTGACAAGCAGCCAGGGAACTCGTGGTGAGATTTCAACATACCAATGTCTTTTTATGGCGTCATCATGTTGTATCAAGTACCCTACCTTTTCTAACGTGTTGAATAAAACATGAATGTGAAAACGATTGTTTCGTAGAAAAGTACTTACATTATCCAAACTCTTGCCAATTTAGCATCTTTGCAAGATCCCGGCCGTTCCTCTGATGGACTCCACTGTCTGTATGTTTCTAGGGTCTCAAGGTGACTGGCAAATGTTTGAAGCAGCCGATGGCTatggcgtgtttgattttccaaattcagtAAATAACCAATTATTACAATTCCCCCCGTTTGAAAATAATTAGTATTTCTGCTTGAAAATTGGTTTAAAAGGATTGgcttaaatttgtggaccccaccataatgtatatgacatatccatgccgtccatccattttaccatgaCATTTTGAGGCATAAgcaaaaagaaagagggagatccaacattcaagtgacccacaccaaagtaaacaatgacctcaagaagtttttaacaatgggtGTTCCATTCCcttttacctgtggtgtggtccacttgaatacaTTAAGTTGCATAGCAGATGGGCAATGTGGATAATCTTCTTACATTGCAATTGACCCCACATATATTTCGCAGCATCCTCACTTATTCCAATTGACCCGGCATATATTTCCCAGCATCCTCAATTTTAGCCTTGAGAAAAGTAGGAGTCAAATCAACTCAAAAATGATGAGATAATTATCAaaagaaataattattacccatttgctatacatttatatataaataaataaataatttttttaagagagagagagagagagagagagagagagaagcggaGGGACCACATTATTCCTCTACAACACTTGTCCGCACCATGTAAAACACTCaagtaagtggggcccatcatgttttaaatgtaaaaaaataataacaataataaaaaaaaaaaatcagctagatttaCAACTAGGATGGGGAAATTGGATACTCACCGTTGGTTTGTGTTTAGGTCACACGTCATGGTGTATCTTtgatgtagaacatgtcacaGATACTTTCCTAGCaaggttgggccaaaagaaagtggactgtaaattgactgtaacttttgatttaggaattgttaatgggcccacagcctatcaatctttactgaaatgggccatccaagGTGAATCAACCCACTATGTGGGTCGTATCTGtctgtttcgtcagaaaacgcgcgctttcagcccaaaaatgaatatttaggaaaaaatactatttttaataattttgaatttttttaatatttttctattttcagaatctttgatttttttttttttttcctttttagaaataatgACTCTTCTAGataaagtttatttagaatttttatttttagaaattaagctttAGAAGAATTATTgcgaattttaattttttttttagacaattatcaattattcattaatcaattttgaatttattagaatttatttctattttctactttctttcctcgtgaattcgagaagtctctgtgaagagtttagagaagtttcgtggttttagaatagttatcctcttgaggaagacggtgctcgacctcacatccttccttgCCTCAATCTTTCATGAAACTCATTAATCAAGCTTAAGTgactaaaatgaagaaaatgtacaaaataagcttgattaaaaaaaaaaaaacaaaaaacaaaaaactgaaATAGTTAGACTATGTGAACAGTAATTGTAATTGTAAGAGAATTTGGAACAATTGCTAAGCCTGCACGCGTCAGTAATCTCGTAAACAGTAATTGTAATTGTAAGAGAAGTTTACAAAAACTTACAAAGCTATTGACTTTATACACAGGAGAGATGAACTAGTGGGTCACATGCGTCCTACCTGGACAGCCCTAATTTCTTGTCCATAcatgggggtggggcccacttgcaacAGCCTGGATCTTGAGTTCATTTGCAATGGAAAATCCGATTTGGACGGCATAAGACCATTCAATTAAATATTATCTATCGTACCAATTTCTCCTATCTAGActtatttaatgtattttttttattgtagTATTGACAAAACTGCCGTGTTGGACGGTTCCCGACACATGCCCACGTGTCTCTTGATGGGGCATGCGTGCAACCTTAGTCAGataatcaggaccgttcatctacTAGGAACTGCAGTGGATGGGTCGTGATACAAAATTACATTGAATAGATGGCTCGTGGGAGTTACTTCTAACCGCGACTGACGGTAGTGGCTGCACGTAGGGCCCATTTAGTGACACATGCTGACGGCCTTGCGTTGCGCCTCACATGAAACGGGTCCATTTGtttaacggtttggatcggtGAATCATAGCCGCACATTAACCGGATACTGTGCATGGACTCTAGAAGGAAGTACGAACAAGAAATTGTAACCGTCGAATGATGGTCATCAATGGCTCCCCATGTTGCCCTGTATGTATCCCTGATATTGAAATCTTATAACCCTTTGATACGTGTATTTCACTGACTacattgaatgtagaccattggttCGGTTTTTACTCTTCACTTTGTCTCCGTGGGCGACAATACCAAAGAGCAGATCTTCAAATTCTGGAGATCTATGGGCAACATACATCCATGGGGAGGCCGAtcacatcaacggtttggattatcaaaTAATGGCCTAACGTGCACCAAATTGCACTCGTCAGCAAACTGAATTACCTACGAAAATGGACAAAGAGAAATATTAAAAGAGGGCTTTATTACGCCCACGCTCGAGTACAAAATAGCTCGTGCACACGCAgatatttctgccagaatggaACATAggtacaagatccaatccatccatcagctaCATCTCTCCATGTAGTTTCCTATTCCCAAAATCGTCTACTAATCAAGTGGGTCATAGATAATGAAACAATTGTACGGCGGAAGAAAACATGGCTAAAGTTTTCTAAGCTTTCCAACTATTTCTAACATCGTTGCAGACCCAATCCCAATTCCTCGAGCTGATTGATTTCAAGGTCGGACCCACCTATTGGACGCCTGGATATTTTACCCATCTGCCATATTTCCACGTGCGGTGGAGTTGGTGTCCCTTGCACACGAGTGCAGACTTAGCGAAGCTAAAAGTTTGATATACTAGCCGTGTGCGATGGATGATACGTAGTCACTCGGAAATTAATTAGAAATTGCATACCAAAGATAATAATTAATTTAATGTTATTCGATTATCTGAATTACGAGACGGTTACAATGAAACTCctatttcaaaaaatcaaatgtCAACGAATCAGAGAGGACAGGATGATTCCGTCATCTGATTTTGGTACTTATAAGTTGGTTGGTTAGAGAAAGTGAGCTTGATTTGAGTTAATTCATTGCACGTGTAGAATGTCCGAGGGCCTGAGTATGAACCACCATCAAATAACCgcacatagaaaaaaaaaaaagagtaattaACCAATCCAAGAAGCGGCTACGAATATAAAAAGCAGCTCAGCTCAGAGCCTAGCCAACAACGAAGAAAAGCGGGGGCCGCACTCAACGTCTTTCAAGTGACGACATTTTACGACGAAGTGTCCTCAGTACGACACACAACCAAAAGTCCAAATCTCGCGCCTATAaatacatcccaaccatccactcTCTTAAAAGAAGAAAGCGAACGGAAAAgctaccttttaaaaaaaaaaaaacgatgggCGAGTTTCAAGAAGCCGACGTGATCTGGGCCGACCACTCCATCGACGATACCTGCCGTCCGATCTCCTCCGTCTCCTCAAAGTCTCCCCACCGAAGCTCCAAGCACCAACGGAAAGAGTCGTCGCCTGTAAGAATACCAGCTGAACGTCGCACGTGGAAGCTGGATTTCGTGCGGGGAGAATCCAACTCCAACGAGGACACGTTTGAAGACGATGAGGGAGAGATGGTGCCGCCTCACGTGACCGTGGCTAGAAGAATAGCGGGACAGATGGCTTTCTCTGTCTGCACCGGCAATGGGCGGACTCTCAAAGGACGGGATCTGAGCCAAGTCCGGAATTCGGTACTCCGAATGACAGGTTTCTTAGAGGGATGACATACACAGAAACTTCCGTGTATAATACAATCGGAATTACCTTTTTATTTAATTCCTTATAATTTAACCGGAATTGTAATAATACGCATGGAGCGCACTACGCATACCCTGTCTCCATTTCTTTAGCATATACAAACTAGAAACACTTGGAAATGAAAGATTTGTCTCGACGACTCCATTTTCCTAACCGTACAAGTGGCATGTTTGTATGATGATCCGAATCGCTCATGCATCAGGGACACCAATGAATAGGTAAcaggccaaaagtctacattgATCAGACGGTCCTAATCGGATGTGCACAATATAATTACGAACGCATGGTCTCAGTGTAACGTCAGACCATCCGTCGGATGGGCCATGTCCTGATGAGATGCCACATTCCTAACCTTTCATTCTCTCGTCACATGAGGCaaaattcaactgaaaaaagtCCATTGCTAAAATCTTTGCGAGTTACGGTTTGGGCTAGTGGAGCCCATTTTCAGTAAAGTGGACCATTGATCCAGTGGGCCCATCACAGTAATGTTCGGACTTGTAGATTCCAGCAATCCataccttcttttcttttctatttttgagTTGAATC is drawn from Magnolia sinica isolate HGM2019 chromosome 5, MsV1, whole genome shotgun sequence and contains these coding sequences:
- the LOC131247225 gene encoding protein S40-1-like; the protein is MGEFQEADVIWADHSIDDTCRPISSVSSKSPHRSSKHQRKESSPVRIPAERRTWKLDFVRGESNSNEDTFEDDEGEMVPPHVTVARRIAGQMAFSVCTGNGRTLKGRDLSQVRNSVLRMTGFLEG